The region ATCTCGGCATAGCACTGGCCGTAGCCGAAGCCGCGGGCGGTCAGCAGGCATTTGTCCAGCAGCGCCTGGCCCAGGCCCAGCCCGCGCACCGACGGCAGCAGGTAGAACTTGCGCAACTCGCAGACCCCGTCGTCGCCGCCGAGCAAGGGCGCGATGCCGGCGCCGCCGCCGAGTTTGCCGTCGCGTTCGACCACGAAATACGCGCTGCGCGGCCGGCTGTAGACCCGCTGCATGGCGTCCACTTCCGGGTCGCTGACCGAGCCGGCGCCGAACTCCGCCTGCACCTGGCGGGCGATCGCCGCCAGCGCGGCATCGTCGCGGGGCAGGATCGGACGCACTACGACACCAGGCGGCAAGGTCATGCGGGTAGAGCTCTCGACGGGATTGGCTGCATCCTCGCTCAAGTCGGGGCGCTTGCGAAGATGTCGGCGGGCGGAGCTGCTAGCCGAGGGGCTCAGGGAAGCGGCGGAGCCCGCGGCGGGCACAGCCCCCTTGTCCGTGTTGCTGCAGGGATTGCGTTTATGCGCGCTGGCTCGGCGGGCCTTGTCTGCCGGGTGAACCATTTCGATTTACCCCGCACAGGTTGGATAGGCCACGGTCGCCGCTGTCTGGCAACATATTGGCTTCATCCGCCGCGCCGGCCGAAGCATCGGGGCTTGCCCAGAGGCCGCAGTGCGCGGCTAAAGGCAGAGGCCTGTTTCATGGAAGAAGGCTTGAGGGCATTGGTATCGTTGAGTGTGGCCCGCGCGCCCTATAACACGCTCACTCCGGCGGTCGTATCCGAGTTCTGCACCCAGCACGGTGTGCCGCCGGAAGAGTTTCATGATCGTTTTGCGCGCTTCGTCGCTTGCGAGTTCGCCAAAGGCGAGCTGTCCTATGCCGACGCCGACTGTGTCATCAATGATCTGGCCGCTTGCGTCGGCCCCGACATGCACGGCGTGGTGCTCCGGGTGTATCACGCCTTCGACAGTGGCGAGTATCTTCGCCCGCAGGACGCCGAAGGAACCATCCCCTGGCAAAAGTACACGTTGCCGCAAATCATGGCATTGCTCACCGAGGAAGGCTGGCTCGGTTGAATAGCCGCGGCGAGCGATGCTCGGCCAGTGCAGCCGTGGCGCTGGGCGGTCTTAGTCGTGCACGAACATATCGAGATACGGATTAAAGGAGAGTCGGTGGGCGCTTTGGATCACTCGTTCGCGACGTTGCGCCTGTTCGGCGACGATCTGGTTCCAGAGCAGATCAGCGCACTGCTCGGAGCGGAAGCGACTGCCGCAGAGCGCAAAGGGGAAACCTTGGTGGGTCGCGTGACCGGCGGCGTGCGGATCGCCAAGACCGGCAGTTGGAGACTCAGGGCTACAGAGCGGGAGCCGGAGGACCTGGAGGCGCAAGTGTTCGAAATTCTCGACCAATTGTCCGCCGATCCGAGCGTCTGGCGATCGCTGGCGCGCTACGAGCCTGATTTGTTTTGCGGCATATTCATGCGCAGCAGCAACGACGGCCTCTGTCTGTCGCCCAAGGCATTGCTTGCGCTATGCCAAAGAGGCATCGAACTGTCTTTGGATATCTATGATCCCTGCGAGGAGGACGCTGAGGCGAGGCCTTGAGCGTCGCTCCGTCGCGCCTCAACTCCGCATCCGGCCGAGGCAGTAATCGCGCAGGTCGTTCGGGGCCAGCCCCGGGGCGAACAAAAAGCCTTGGCCGATGGCGACCCCGAGCTCGCGCAGGAAGGCGCGCTGGCGTTCGGTTTCGATGCCTTCGGCGACCAGGCCGAGGCCGAGGCTGCGGGCGATGCCGGTGACGGCCTGGCACACGGCGACGTCGGACTGGTTGTCGGGCACGCCCTGGACGAACAACTGGCTCAGCTTGAGGCCGTGGATCGGCAGCCGGCGCAGGTAGTTGAGGGCGCTGTAGCCTTCGCCGAAATCGTCGATCGACAGGCTCACGCCGAGTTCGCGCAGGCGGGCGAAGGTGCGCACGGTGTCGGGCGCGTCCTCGATCAGTACGCGCTCGGTGAATTCCAGTTCCAGCGCGCTGCCGGACAGGCCGTACTCGGACAGGGCCTCGGTGACGCTGTTGGCGAGGTCGTCGCCGAGGAACTGGCGATAGGACACGTTGACCGCGACGCGCTCGATGCGCAGGCCCTGGTCGCGCCACTCGCGCAGTTGCCGGCAGGCCTCGTGCAGCACCCAGCCGCCGATGCCGACGATGTCGCCGGTGGTTTCGGCGTGGCCGATGAAACGGTCCGGGCGCATCTCGCCGAGCGAGCGGTTGCGCCAGCGGATCAGGGCTTCGACCGCGATCACGCTGCCGTCGCTGAGATCGACCTGCGGTTGATAGACCAGGTGCAATTCGTCGTTGTGCACGGCGCGCCGCAGATGGGTTTCCAGTTGCAGGCGGTGCAGTTGTTGTTCGGCCAGTTCCGGGGTGAAGGCCTGCCAGCTGTTGCGGCCGCGGCGCTTGCTGTCGTACATGGCGACGTCGGCGCTCTGGATCAGCTGCTGGGCGGTACGGCCGTCGAGCGGCGACTGGGCGATGCCGATGCTCGCGGTGATGCTGAATTCTTCGCCGTCGACGCGGAAGCTGTCGCCGAAGGTTTCCAGGATCGAATCGGCGATGCGCTCGGCGCGCTGCGGTTCGCCGTCGAGCGAGCAGACCACCAGGAATTCGTCGCCGCCGAAGCGGGCGATCTGTGCGCGCTCGCCCACGGCCTGGCGGATGCGTCGCGCCGCCGAGGCCAGCAGGCGGTCGCCGGCGGCATGGCCGAGCACGTCGTTGACGACCTTGAAGCGGTCCAGATCGATGTAGAGCACGGCGATCGGCGACTGCGGGAAGGTATCGAGACGTTGTTCGAGTTCGGCCTGCACGGCGTCGCGGTTGAGCAGGCCGGTCAGCGGATCGCTGCGCGCCTGGATGCGCAAGTGCTCCTCTTCGAGCTTGCGTTCGGTGATGTCCTGCAGGGTGCCGGTGATGACCTGGCCGATCGGCTCGCCGGTGCCGGCATCGCCGATCACGCGCACCCAGAAGCTGCTGCCGTCCGGGCGCAGGCCTTGCACTTCCAGGTCCAGGCCGCGGCCGTTGCCGAGGCTGCGTTCGAGTCCGTTGCGCAGGCGGTGGCGGTCGAGCGGGCGCAGGCAGTTGAGCAGTTCCTCGATCGAGATCAGCGGCGTGTCGTAACCGAGGATGTGGGTGGCCTCGTCGGTCAGGTACAGACGGTCGCGGCCCGAGTCCCATTCCCAGCCGCCGATGTGCGCCAGCGCCTGGGCGCGGTCGAACAGGGCGCTGTCGCGCTTGAGCGCGGTGACGTTGGAGAACAGCGCGAACACCTGGTGCGGGCGGTCGCCGCCGGCCGGGAAGCGCGGCACCGCGGTCACCGACAGCCAGATCAGTTCGCGGCGGTCGCGGTGATACAGGCCGAGCACGGTGCTTTCGACGATGCGGCCGGTCGACAGGGCGACAGTGGACGGATACTGGTCCCGGCTGAGTTCGTGGCCGCGCTCGTCGATCACCATCCACTGCCCGGAGCGCAGTTCGTCGGCGATGCTTTCGCCGCTGTGCAGCGACAGCAGGCGCATCGCCGCGCTGTTGGCATAGACGATGCGCAGATTGTCGTCCTGCACGATCACGCCGCGATCGATCAGCTCGACCAACTCGCGGAAACGCAGCTCGGCTTCCTGGCGATTGCTGAGGTCGCGGGCGATGGCGATGATGCGGCGCTGGCCCTGGTGGATGAAGCCGGCCGAATGCACCTCCACCGGAAAGCGGGTGCCGTCGCCGCGTTTGTTGGTGACCTCGATGATGTAGCTCTGGCCGCGGTTGAGCGTTTCCCACACCGGGATCAGGTGATCGCGCGGCAGTTCCGGATTGAGGATATGGATCGGCTGGCCGAGGATCTCGTCGCGGATGCGCCGGTGTTCCTGGGTGCCGTGGCGATTGATCTCGATCACCGTGCCCTCTTCGTCGAGCACGGTGACCAGGTCGGGAATCGCATCGAAGGCGGCGCGGTACAGGCAGGCGTGATCGGCCCCGGCGGCCTCGTGTCCGCTGCCGCCACGGCGCAAAGCCTCGGCGGCATCGCCGAGCACGCGGCGCAAGCCCTGGTCGAGGGCGGGGTCGTCCAAGGCGCGTTCGAGCGCCGCCAGCGTGTCCGCCACCGAGGCTTGCGCCGATGGAAGCGGAGCGTCCGCGGGCGCGCCGGGCTTCACGCGGCGAGGGCCTTGCCGACCTTGCTGCCGGTTTCGCGGCCGAGCAGGCCGGCCAACCAGCGCCCGGTTTCGGCCAGTGCGTCGAGATCGACGCCGGTCTCGATGCCGAGCCCGTGCAGCATGTAGACCACGTCTTCGCTGGCGACGTTGCCGCTGGCGCCCTTGGCGTAGGGGCAGCCGCCGGTGCCGGAGACCGCCGAGTCGACCACGGCCACGCCTTCTTCCAGGCAGGCCAGGATGTTCGACAGGGCCTGGCCATAGGTGTCGTGGAAGTGCACGGCCAAGGCCGCGGTCGGCACCTCCGAGGCCACCGCCTTGAACATCGCCCGCGCCTTGCCCGGCGTGCCGACGCCGATGGTGTCGCCGAGCGAAACCTCGTAGCAGCCCATCGCATGCAGCGCGCGCGCCACGCGCACCACGTCGGCGACCGGCACCGCGCCTTGGTAGGGGCAGCCGAGCACGGTCGAGACATAGCCGCGTACCGCGACGCCGTCGGCCTTGGCGCGCGCCATCACCGGTTCGAAGCGGGCCAGCGACTCGTCGATGCTGGCGTTGATGTTGGTGCGGTTGAACGCTTCCGAGGCCGCGGTGAACACCGCGATCTCTTCCACGCCGACCGCGCGTGCGCGTTCGTAGCCTTGCTCGTTCGGCACCAGCACCGGGTAGTGCACGCCGGGCTTGCGATGGATGCCGGCGAAGACCTCGGCGGCGTCGGCGAGCTGCGGCACCCATTTCGGGCTGACGAAACTGGTCGCTTCGATGCTGCGCAGGCCGGTCGCCGACAGGCGATCGATCAGGGCGATCTTGTCGGCGGTGGCGATCTGCGTCTTCTCGTTCTGCAGTCCGTCGCGCGGACCGACTTCGACGATACGTACGGAAGCGGGCTGGGTCATCGTGTGTCCTTGGCGGTGGCGCGTTGCAGCACCATGGCTTTCTTGTCGGTGTCGTAGAGCAGACCTGCGTGCTCTTCGAGGGTGTCGCGCAGTTGTTGCGACGTGCCCTCGACCAGGGCGAAGCGGTCTTCGAGTTTGCGCCCGCGCAAGCTGCCGGCGGCGATCGCCGTCAGTGCGCGTTGCGAGTCGGGCAACCAGGCGTTGGCCTGGTCGCCTTCGATGCGGTACAGGACCAGGAATACGGCGCCGGCCGGCGTGGTCTTGCTGAGTTGCTTGTGCTCGGCCCCGATCGCACGCTCGGCATCGGCCGGGGTCAGCACGATATAGCGATCGCGTTCGATCCTGAAACCGGTCAGGTCGAGCGCGACCGGTTGCTCGCGCAGGCCCGGCCAGTCTTCGGTGTGGCAGCGCGCGTCGATACGGATGCGTTTGGCGACGCCGTCGGCGCGCAGGTTCCACTCGCCGGGCAGTTCCGGGTCGCAACTGCGTTCGGCCACCGGCGAGCGCTCGAAGGCGACGCAGCCGGTCAGCAGGCCCAGCGATACCGTCAGGGCGCCGAGCAGCGCGCCGCACCGGCGCGGCGCGGTCGCGGACGAGGGCTGGGCGCGATCGGGCGGGGTCGCTTTCATCGAGGGCCGTTGGGCATGGGGCGGTAGGACCGAATGATCGGGCGCGAGAGCTCCGCTGCGAAAGCCATCATGAGCCCGGAAAGCGGCAAAGCTCAAGCGCAAGTCTGGGTTGCGTCATCGCAAGGGCGGTTTCCCGGTCGCGGCCGCGGGCTGCGGCCCCATGCCCGTGCCGTTGCTTGCTGTGCCGGCCCGGTTCTCCGGTTATGCCCGTAGTTCATCTTTGGAAAAACCGGTGCAGTTCCCCCTTTGGAAGGGGGAGGGGGATTGGCTTTTGCTCGTCCCGGCCGATGTGTCCCGGAGCGCAGAGCAAATCCCCCGCGCGATGAGGTTCACGGCGGCATCGGACTTGCGTTGCGCGCCGCCCCCTTTTCCAAAGGGGCGATTTCACGATGGTTGGCGATCTTTTCCCCGCCGAGCTGTTCCTCGCTTTGCCCGTGCAGCTCCCCCTTTGGAAAAGGGGCAGGGGGACTGCTTTTGCAACTCCAGTCGCAGCGCAGAGCCCCCGCCGCCCGATCTCAGGCCGTTTCCAGCGTCGCCAGCACCGCATCGGCTTCGACGAAATCGCCGGCCACGGCGCGCACTTCGGCGAGGACGCCGGCGCGCGGCGATTTCAGGCTCAGCTCCATCTTCATCGCCTCGATCACCATCACTTCCTGGCCGGCCTCGACCGCATCGCCGGCGGCGAGCTTGACCACGACCACGCGGCCCGGCATCGGCGCGGTGACGTTGTTGCCGGAACCGGACGCAGCGCTGTGTTCGTGGCGGTACATCGGCACCGATTCCAGGCGCAGGCGGCGCTGGCCGTCGTGCATGACCACGCGGCCGCCGTTCTCGGTCAGGCCGTCGCCGAAGGCGGTCAGGCGACGGGCGCGGCCGTCGATGCGCAAGCTCAGTTCGGCGCCGTCGAGGCGCGCCCCTTGAACCTGGTGCTGAACGTCGGCGAGCGCGGGAATCTCGATCCGGTAGTCGCCGCCGCTGCCGTGCGCCTGCAATTCCAGACGCTCGTCGCGCTGCACGAAGGCCAGGCTGCGGCGGCCGCCGTGGCCGAGGCGCCAGCCGTCGGCGATCGCCCAGGGCGAATCCGGGTCGTTGGAGGCGGCAGCGTTATCGCGGCTGCGGCGTTCCTGCGCCAGCAACTGGACCACGGTCGCGCCGATCAGCAGGTCGCGGTCGCCGACGGCGTCGACCTGCGCCGCAGGCATGAATTCCTCGAGATGGCGATCCAGATAACCGGTATCGATGCGGCCTTCGACCACCGCCGGATGGCGGACGAGGCGCTCGAGGAATTCGATGTTCGACTTCGGCCCGGCGATCTCGCATTGGGCGAGCGCGCCGCGCAGGCGCGCCAGCGCGCGCGGACGGTCCTGGTCGAACACGATCAGCTTGGCGATCATCGGGTCGTAGAAGATCGTCACCGTGTCGCCTTCGATCACGCCCGAATCCAGGCGCACATGGGCGTCGGCGGACGGCAGGCGCAAGCGTTCCAGTTTGCCCGAGCCAGGCAGGAAGCCGGCTTCGGGGTCTTCGGCGTACAAGCGCACTTCGATCGCATGGCCGTGCTGGCCGATGCCATCCTGCGTGCGCGGCAGGGCTTCGCCGGCGGCGACGCGCAACTGCCATTCGACCAGGTCCAGGCCGGTGACCAGCTCGGTGACGGGGTGTTCGACCTGCAGGCGGGTGTTGATCTCCATGAAATAGAAGCCACCGTCTTGGCCGACGATGAACTCGACGGTGCCGGCGTTGACGTAGTCGATCGCTTGCCCGGCCAGCACCGCCGCCGCGCCCATCGTCGCGCGCAGTTCGGCGCTGAGGAACGGCGACGGCGATTCTTCCAGCACTTTCTGGTAGCGGCGCTGGGCCGAGCACTCGCGCTCGTTGAGGTGGATTACCTGGCCGTGGCGGTCGCCGAAGATCTGGATCTCGATGTGGCGCGGGCGTTCGACATAGCGTTCCAGCAGCACGCGGTCGCGGCCGAAAGCGTTGCGCGCTTCGCGCTGGCAACTCTCGAGCAGGGCCGGGAACTCCTCGCTCGCGCGCACGATGCGCATGCCCTTGCCGCCGCCGCCGTGGGCGGCCTTGATCATCAGCGGATAGCCGATGCGGTCGGCTTCGCCGTGCAGCAGGGCCGGGTCCTGGTTCTCGCCGGTATAGCCCGGCACCACCGGCACGCCGGCCGCCTGCATCAGTTCCTTGGCGCCGGCCTTGCTGCCCATCTTGCGCATCGAGGCGGCCTTGGGACCGATGAAGGCGATGCCCGCGGCCTCGACCGCGTCGGCGAAGTCGGCGTTCTCGCTGAGGAAGCCGTAGCCGGGGTGGATCGCCTGGGCGCCGCAGCGCAACGCCACCTCGATGATGGCGTCGCCGCGCAGATAACTGTCGGCCGGACGCGGGCCGCCGATCGGATAGGCCTCGTCGGCCTGACGCACGTGTTGCGCGTTGGCATCGGCCTCGGAATACACCGCGACGGTGCGGATGCCGAGGGTGCGGCAAGTGCGGATGACGCGACAGGCGATCTCGCCGCGGTTGGCGATCAGGATTTTTTCAAACATGAAGGAGCACGCCGATCGGGCGCCGCAGCGCAAGGTGGAAGGAGGCCGCGCTACGAACCGGTCGCGCGCGGCCTGGGTATTTTCGCCTATGCATCGGCGCGATGGAGCGAGTTGGAACTCCGTGCCAAGGCGCCGCTCGCGGCACGCCGTCGCAATACCGCGATGCGGTCGTGCGCGGTCGCCATCAGGCGGCCGGTGCGTGGCACACGGCCTCGACGTTGTTGCCGTCGGGGTCGATCACATAGGCGCCGTAGTAATTGGGATGGTAGTGCGCGCGCACGCCCGGTGCGCCGTTGTCGCTGGCGCCGGCGGCCAGGGCTTCTGCGTGGAAGGCATCGACTGCGGCACGGCTGCCCGCGCTGAAGGCGACATGGGCGCCGCCGCAGGGCTTGCCGCTCTTGCTGATCCAGAACACGGGGCGCTGCGGCGGGCCGAAGCCGAACACTTCGTCGCCGCCGGTGATCTCCTTGCCGATCGTCGTCACCAGGCCGTAGCCCAGTGGCGCCAGTACGCGCAGATAGAAGTCGCGGCTGCGCAGGTGGTCGGCGGTGGACAGGCCGAGATGGTCGAGCATGGGGCGCTCCTTGGACGGCGGGCCCTTACGGGCACCAGTGGGCTTTGCGCTTGTCGAGGAAGGCCGACAGACCTTCCTGGCCCTCGGACGATACCCGCAGCGCCGCGATGAGCGCGGCATTGTCGGCGTCCAGGCGGACGCCGTCGCGTTCGCCGGCGACCCGACGGACCAGCGTCTTGGCCTGGGCGGCGGCGTGCGGGCCGGCCTTGAGCAACAGCGCGATCTGCTGCGCGACCGCGGCGTCGAGGGCGTCCTCGGCGACCACTTCGTGGAGCAGGCCGATGCGCAGGGCGGTGGCGGCGTCGAAGATTTCCGCGGTCGCGAACCAGCGCCGCGACTCGCGCGCGCCGATCGCCTCGATCACGTACGGCGAAATCACCGCCGGCAGCAGGCCCAGCTTGCTTTCGGTCAGGCCGAATTTGGCCGCGGGGGCGGCCAGGGCGATGTCGCAGCAGGCGACCAGGCCGACGCCGCCGCCGAAGGCGGCGCCGTGGACCCGGGCGATGGTCGGCTTGGGCAATTCGTTGAGGGTGCGCATCAGCCGCGCCAGGGCCAGGGCGTCCTCGCGGTTGGCCGCTTCGCTGGCCGCGGCCATGCCGCGCATCCAGTTGAGGTCGGCGCCGGCCGAGAACGAGGCGCCTTCGCCCTCGATCACCACCACCCGCACCTCGTCGTCGCCGGCCACGGCTTCCAGCGCACCGGTCAGCGCCGCGATCAGGATGGCGTCGAAGGCGTTGTGCAGC is a window of Lysobacter antibioticus DNA encoding:
- a CDS encoding GNAT family N-acetyltransferase, which translates into the protein MSEDAANPVESSTRMTLPPGVVVRPILPRDDAALAAIARQVQAEFGAGSVSDPEVDAMQRVYSRPRSAYFVVERDGKLGGGAGIAPLLGGDDGVCELRKFYLLPSVRGLGLGQALLDKCLLTARGFGYGQCYAEMLDRMSEAQRLLQGNSFQLLEAPMGYGELPGSHTWYLRSV
- a CDS encoding DUF4279 domain-containing protein, with protein sequence MHEHIEIRIKGESVGALDHSFATLRLFGDDLVPEQISALLGAEATAAERKGETLVGRVTGGVRIAKTGSWRLRATEREPEDLEAQVFEILDQLSADPSVWRSLARYEPDLFCGIFMRSSNDGLCLSPKALLALCQRGIELSLDIYDPCEEDAEARP
- a CDS encoding sensor domain-containing protein; translated protein: MDDPALDQGLRRVLGDAAEALRRGGSGHEAAGADHACLYRAAFDAIPDLVTVLDEEGTVIEINRHGTQEHRRIRDEILGQPIHILNPELPRDHLIPVWETLNRGQSYIIEVTNKRGDGTRFPVEVHSAGFIHQGQRRIIAIARDLSNRQEAELRFRELVELIDRGVIVQDDNLRIVYANSAAMRLLSLHSGESIADELRSGQWMVIDERGHELSRDQYPSTVALSTGRIVESTVLGLYHRDRRELIWLSVTAVPRFPAGGDRPHQVFALFSNVTALKRDSALFDRAQALAHIGGWEWDSGRDRLYLTDEATHILGYDTPLISIEELLNCLRPLDRHRLRNGLERSLGNGRGLDLEVQGLRPDGSSFWVRVIGDAGTGEPIGQVITGTLQDITERKLEEEHLRIQARSDPLTGLLNRDAVQAELEQRLDTFPQSPIAVLYIDLDRFKVVNDVLGHAAGDRLLASAARRIRQAVGERAQIARFGGDEFLVVCSLDGEPQRAERIADSILETFGDSFRVDGEEFSITASIGIAQSPLDGRTAQQLIQSADVAMYDSKRRGRNSWQAFTPELAEQQLHRLQLETHLRRAVHNDELHLVYQPQVDLSDGSVIAVEALIRWRNRSLGEMRPDRFIGHAETTGDIVGIGGWVLHEACRQLREWRDQGLRIERVAVNVSYRQFLGDDLANSVTEALSEYGLSGSALELEFTERVLIEDAPDTVRTFARLRELGVSLSIDDFGEGYSALNYLRRLPIHGLKLSQLFVQGVPDNQSDVAVCQAVTGIARSLGLGLVAEGIETERQRAFLRELGVAIGQGFLFAPGLAPNDLRDYCLGRMRS
- a CDS encoding hydroxymethylglutaryl-CoA lyase, whose amino-acid sequence is MTQPASVRIVEVGPRDGLQNEKTQIATADKIALIDRLSATGLRSIEATSFVSPKWVPQLADAAEVFAGIHRKPGVHYPVLVPNEQGYERARAVGVEEIAVFTAASEAFNRTNINASIDESLARFEPVMARAKADGVAVRGYVSTVLGCPYQGAVPVADVVRVARALHAMGCYEVSLGDTIGVGTPGKARAMFKAVASEVPTAALAVHFHDTYGQALSNILACLEEGVAVVDSAVSGTGGCPYAKGASGNVASEDVVYMLHGLGIETGVDLDALAETGRWLAGLLGRETGSKVGKALAA
- a CDS encoding acetyl/propionyl/methylcrotonyl-CoA carboxylase subunit alpha is translated as MFEKILIANRGEIACRVIRTCRTLGIRTVAVYSEADANAQHVRQADEAYPIGGPRPADSYLRGDAIIEVALRCGAQAIHPGYGFLSENADFADAVEAAGIAFIGPKAASMRKMGSKAGAKELMQAAGVPVVPGYTGENQDPALLHGEADRIGYPLMIKAAHGGGGKGMRIVRASEEFPALLESCQREARNAFGRDRVLLERYVERPRHIEIQIFGDRHGQVIHLNERECSAQRRYQKVLEESPSPFLSAELRATMGAAAVLAGQAIDYVNAGTVEFIVGQDGGFYFMEINTRLQVEHPVTELVTGLDLVEWQLRVAAGEALPRTQDGIGQHGHAIEVRLYAEDPEAGFLPGSGKLERLRLPSADAHVRLDSGVIEGDTVTIFYDPMIAKLIVFDQDRPRALARLRGALAQCEIAGPKSNIEFLERLVRHPAVVEGRIDTGYLDRHLEEFMPAAQVDAVGDRDLLIGATVVQLLAQERRSRDNAAASNDPDSPWAIADGWRLGHGGRRSLAFVQRDERLELQAHGSGGDYRIEIPALADVQHQVQGARLDGAELSLRIDGRARRLTAFGDGLTENGGRVVMHDGQRRLRLESVPMYRHEHSAASGSGNNVTAPMPGRVVVVKLAAGDAVEAGQEVMVIEAMKMELSLKSPRAGVLAEVRAVAGDFVEADAVLATLETA
- a CDS encoding VOC family protein codes for the protein MLDHLGLSTADHLRSRDFYLRVLAPLGYGLVTTIGKEITGGDEVFGFGPPQRPVFWISKSGKPCGGAHVAFSAGSRAAVDAFHAEALAAGASDNGAPGVRAHYHPNYYGAYVIDPDGNNVEAVCHAPAA
- a CDS encoding enoyl-CoA hydratase-related protein — its product is MSHPLLSLREGPVARLRLNRPELHNAFDAILIAALTGALEAVAGDDEVRVVVIEGEGASFSAGADLNWMRGMAAASEAANREDALALARLMRTLNELPKPTIARVHGAAFGGGVGLVACCDIALAAPAAKFGLTESKLGLLPAVISPYVIEAIGARESRRWFATAEIFDAATALRIGLLHEVVAEDALDAAVAQQIALLLKAGPHAAAQAKTLVRRVAGERDGVRLDADNAALIAALRVSSEGQEGLSAFLDKRKAHWCP